In Phormidium yuhuli AB48, one genomic interval encodes:
- a CDS encoding Uma2 family endonuclease: MISQTQQPTTSKPKTIHYPDSDGQPMADNTLQFRWIVIIKENLDLIFADDPEVFVAGDLLWYPVEGDNRIRRAPDAMVVFGRPKGDRGSYKQWEEDNIPPQVVFEILSPGNTLKEMAQKQTFYDEFGVEEYYIYDPDHNDLSGLQRGKESLKVIEQMSDWVSPRLGIRFDWTEEGLTLYRPDGSRFQTLQEIKAERDAAQAERDVAQAERDAAQAKADRLAQRLRELGVNPEDL, from the coding sequence ATGATTTCTCAAACCCAACAGCCAACAACGTCGAAACCTAAAACCATCCATTACCCCGACAGCGACGGACAGCCCATGGCCGACAATACCCTTCAGTTTCGCTGGATTGTCATCATTAAGGAGAACTTAGACCTCATTTTTGCCGATGACCCCGAAGTCTTTGTCGCTGGGGACTTACTCTGGTATCCCGTTGAGGGAGATAATCGTATCCGTCGCGCCCCAGATGCGATGGTGGTGTTTGGACGGCCCAAGGGCGATCGCGGATCTTATAAACAATGGGAAGAAGACAATATCCCGCCGCAAGTGGTCTTTGAAATCCTCTCTCCTGGGAATACCCTCAAAGAGATGGCCCAGAAACAGACGTTTTATGATGAGTTTGGGGTGGAAGAGTATTACATCTACGACCCTGATCACAATGACTTGAGTGGTCTGCAACGAGGAAAAGAAAGTCTGAAGGTCATTGAACAGATGTCCGACTGGGTTAGTCCTCGCCTGGGGATTCGCTTCGATTGGACTGAAGAGGGATTAACCCTCTATCGCCCGGATGGGTCGCGTTTTCAGACCTTACAGGAAATCAAGGCGGAACGGGATGCGGCCCAGGCGGAACGGGATGTGGCCCAGGCGGAACGGGATGCGGCCCAGGCCAAAGCCGATCGCCTGGCCCAACGCTTGCGGGAACTTGGGGTCAACCCAGAGGACCTTTAA